The Vibrio ishigakensis genome has a window encoding:
- a CDS encoding MurR/RpiR family transcriptional regulator, with amino-acid sequence MITYKGIERTIYEFLISHASELPEISAKTIANKALTTTTSVNRVCKRMGYASYTELRYRLAADLEKKSGTEGIKEETKNEITQISELLKRSPVVYLYSRGASITSASYMSRFLSLANIPHLVITDIHQLTRAELGTLLLVSKSGETQAVIEMANNAKRKGLKVISISKSQSSLSQSTHLNVGLEEQVDGISLYSRESQLHILSIVDAIGKELLTF; translated from the coding sequence ATGATCACTTATAAAGGCATTGAGCGAACCATTTACGAATTTCTGATAAGTCACGCCAGTGAACTACCAGAAATCTCGGCCAAAACCATTGCCAATAAAGCACTCACCACCACGACTTCGGTGAACCGCGTGTGCAAGCGCATGGGCTATGCCAGCTACACTGAGCTTAGGTATCGCTTGGCTGCGGATCTCGAGAAAAAATCTGGCACAGAGGGAATCAAGGAAGAGACAAAGAATGAGATCACCCAGATCTCTGAGCTATTAAAACGTTCACCTGTGGTTTATCTCTACTCACGTGGCGCATCCATTACCAGCGCAAGCTATATGTCGCGTTTTTTATCGCTGGCGAACATTCCTCATCTTGTGATTACCGATATCCACCAACTTACCCGCGCTGAGCTAGGCACATTGCTACTGGTAAGTAAATCAGGTGAAACCCAAGCGGTTATCGAGATGGCAAACAACGCCAAACGCAAAGGGTTAAAGGTGATCAGCATCAGCAAGAGTCAATCCAGCCTGTCACAGTCCACACACCTCAATGTAGGGTTAGAAGAGCAAGTGGATGGCATTTCTCTTTATAGTCGTGAATCGCAGCTGCACATTCTCAGCATCGTGGATGCCATCGGCAAAGAGCTATTGACGTTTTAA
- a CDS encoding GNAT family N-acetyltransferase: protein MTFEPITQDEWPQIFAIYKQALFEHVKAVFGWDEAFQKQRLAQEYDQKWFHWLYHSRDKVGLVCFKPTAHSLHLHLLILLPDYQEQGLGKGVMQLIERLALESQKTSVTLSSFTRNQSAIRFYQKLNYQITEQDSDFISMQKLISD, encoded by the coding sequence ATGACGTTCGAGCCTATAACTCAAGATGAATGGCCGCAGATATTTGCGATATACAAGCAGGCTTTGTTTGAGCATGTAAAGGCGGTTTTTGGATGGGATGAGGCATTTCAAAAGCAGAGGCTAGCGCAAGAATACGACCAAAAATGGTTTCATTGGCTCTATCACAGCAGGGATAAAGTTGGCCTCGTTTGTTTTAAGCCAACCGCACACTCTTTGCATCTGCATTTGCTTATCTTGTTGCCGGACTATCAAGAACAAGGGTTAGGCAAGGGCGTGATGCAATTGATTGAAAGATTGGCTTTAGAGTCACAAAAGACAAGCGTGACTCTATCTAGTTTTACTCGCAATCAATCAGCCATTCGCTTCTATCAAAAGCTCAATTATCAAATAACTGAGCAAGACTCAGACTTTATCTCGATGCAGAAACTCATCTCGGATTAG
- a CDS encoding DNA alkylation repair protein yields the protein MSPWVKAVIAQLTPLQDSENAKAMKAYMRGRFAFLGIQSSPRREALKPLFTAKAQPEMSAITGIVDELWSLPEREYQLVAIDLLIKRKKHLSADILPKLETWITTKSWWDTVDMLATNVVATVYLNHPQQASSYIQKWRNSDDIWLRRTAILYQLKFKQVTDVELLFELIKENQTDNEFFIQKSIGWALREYSKTDANCVIEFIKSQQIEGLARREGLKWLKSRGIVD from the coding sequence ATGTCACCTTGGGTCAAAGCCGTTATTGCACAGCTAACACCATTGCAAGATAGCGAGAATGCTAAGGCTATGAAGGCCTACATGAGAGGCAGGTTTGCTTTTCTTGGCATTCAATCTTCCCCAAGGCGCGAAGCGCTTAAGCCACTCTTTACCGCCAAAGCACAGCCAGAGATGTCGGCTATCACAGGTATCGTGGATGAGCTCTGGTCACTGCCTGAAAGAGAATATCAACTGGTGGCTATAGACCTGCTCATCAAGCGCAAGAAACACCTCTCAGCTGATATTCTGCCAAAGCTCGAAACGTGGATTACCACTAAATCTTGGTGGGATACGGTGGATATGCTCGCCACTAATGTTGTGGCTACTGTCTACCTTAACCACCCTCAGCAGGCGTCGTCATATATCCAAAAATGGCGCAACTCTGACGATATCTGGCTACGCCGAACCGCCATTTTATACCAGCTTAAGTTCAAGCAAGTGACAGACGTTGAGCTTCTGTTTGAGCTCATCAAAGAGAACCAAACGGATAACGAATTCTTCATTCAAAAGTCCATTGGATGGGCGCTTCGCGAATACTCCAAAACCGATGCAAATTGTGTAATCGAATTTATTAAGTCTCAGCAGATTGAGGGGCTTGCTAGACGAGAAGGACTAAAGTGGCTTAAGAGTCGCGGCATTGTCGACTAG
- a CDS encoding PTS fructose transporter subunit IIC, which translates to MSKKIVAVTACPTGIAHTFMAAKKIQAWAEKQGYEVKVETQGSDGVKNKLTAQDIASADGVVLAVDVPIMDMERFDNVNPLKVRTQELIKRVDDLLPTAFLRGKEKTTAQVESPDEKRSAYQVAIGHIMTGISYMLPVVVLGGLLMAVAKITGEFIDISGTPIETLDKLGFMTIKFMYPIFAGYLAYSIAGKPALIPAFIGGLMTDEPYKRFFDLEGWAPSGFFGAIAIGFLVGYLVRYLNDVIKVKTELTTLKTMLLVPAVTGVVMVLTMEYAINPFFGAVNLAMIDLFTQAGDAGRGVYSMVIAAGTAFDLGGPINKAAGSVALGLNGMGEGFDLIARELGIVIPPIGVGLAALLDGRFRKPVFSAEEQTIGKTSLMLGMIGISEGAIPFILKNPKMIPIMILGSIIGTQLAVVLDVWQSLPLPAVWGWFLSSDPVSYTISVFAGSMFIAIALLLCTKPQPSNT; encoded by the coding sequence ATGAGCAAAAAAATTGTTGCAGTGACCGCCTGCCCTACAGGCATTGCACATACCTTTATGGCTGCCAAGAAAATCCAAGCCTGGGCTGAAAAGCAAGGCTATGAGGTTAAGGTTGAAACCCAAGGCAGTGACGGCGTTAAGAACAAACTGACGGCCCAAGACATCGCCAGCGCGGACGGTGTGGTGCTGGCTGTAGACGTGCCTATCATGGATATGGAGCGCTTCGATAACGTCAATCCTCTTAAGGTTCGTACCCAAGAGCTGATCAAGCGTGTGGACGACTTATTGCCTACCGCTTTTTTGCGTGGCAAAGAAAAAACGACCGCTCAGGTTGAGTCGCCAGATGAGAAGCGCTCTGCGTATCAGGTGGCGATTGGTCATATCATGACGGGTATCAGCTACATGCTGCCGGTTGTGGTTTTGGGTGGTTTGCTTATGGCGGTAGCCAAGATCACCGGTGAGTTTATCGATATCTCGGGTACGCCTATCGAAACTCTAGATAAGCTTGGCTTCATGACTATCAAGTTCATGTATCCAATATTTGCTGGCTATCTTGCCTATTCTATCGCCGGTAAACCCGCGCTTATTCCCGCCTTTATCGGTGGCTTGATGACCGATGAGCCCTACAAGCGCTTCTTTGATTTAGAGGGCTGGGCGCCATCAGGCTTCTTTGGTGCTATCGCCATTGGTTTCCTAGTGGGTTATCTGGTTCGTTACCTGAATGACGTAATCAAGGTGAAGACCGAGCTCACGACCCTTAAGACCATGCTGCTGGTGCCTGCTGTTACTGGTGTGGTGATGGTATTGACCATGGAGTACGCCATCAACCCGTTCTTTGGCGCGGTAAACCTGGCCATGATTGACCTGTTTACCCAAGCAGGGGATGCAGGACGCGGCGTTTATTCTATGGTGATTGCTGCCGGTACGGCCTTTGACTTAGGTGGCCCAATCAACAAAGCCGCAGGCTCGGTAGCATTGGGTCTGAACGGCATGGGCGAGGGCTTTGACCTGATTGCTCGTGAGCTAGGTATCGTAATCCCACCTATCGGTGTTGGCTTGGCCGCTCTATTGGATGGTCGATTCCGCAAGCCTGTATTCAGCGCTGAAGAGCAAACCATAGGTAAGACATCATTGATGCTCGGCATGATCGGTATCTCTGAGGGTGCGATTCCATTTATTTTGAAGAACCCTAAGATGATTCCAATCATGATCTTAGGCTCCATTATCGGTACTCAACTGGCGGTTGTGTTGGATGTTTGGCAAAGCCTACCACTACCAGCTGTATGGGGATGGTTCCTATCCTCAGATCCTGTGAGCTACACCATTTCAGTATTTGCAGGCTCCATGTTTATCGCAATAGCGCTCCTGCTTTGCACTAAACCTCAACCTTCAAACACCTAA
- a CDS encoding metallophosphoesterase family protein: MTIEHKPNIPLLIAGPILRRVSCTELAIWLATSQDVEIKLELAPNGGARQSYHLKPNSQGLISLDFSPALKYQLLDIELESELPTDSVIEYRLELKSGDTWQDITELVPELLYPEQDSLQFRIPQRVRSLLHGSCRKPHYQGTDGVVEADKYLQGLIAKEHSEVENEWPSMLVMSGDQIYADDVAGPMLSAIHQVANILQFPEERWGTDPDSDVTMSSGELYQHPDSYYQRDQLLPCTEDNRNLVKTLFGGAKKPIFTSTNADNHLISLGEYMACYLLSWSKTPWQLTDTAMPPTIAQAKLALYQQEQLAMEDFIAGLTNVQRVMAHLPVAMILDDHDITDDFNLHRGWEETVYSHPLSKRMVGNGMLAYLINQAWGNSPNTFLPSMFEKVQQALNAPTEPSFDALLDKLIKLEAWDFEWQTSPPLIVLDTRTRRWRSESSATQPSGLLDWEALTELQNRLSGHSSVLLVSAAPIFGVKLIEVIQRIVTACGHPLAVDAEYWMAHPGTAQGILNVFRHRKTPQNFVVLSGDVHYSFVYDVELRGRHNSPEIWQICSSGLRNSFPEPLLGIMDKLNRWLYSPRSPLNWFTKRRLMRITPRKPMGAPSGRRLLNHSGIGLVQLDEEGRPTKIAQLIGEGRAVEFEGREEEANWH, encoded by the coding sequence TTGACGATTGAACACAAGCCCAACATCCCGCTTCTTATTGCAGGTCCAATACTGCGCCGTGTTTCTTGCACTGAGCTGGCTATCTGGTTGGCCACCAGTCAGGATGTCGAGATAAAGCTCGAGCTAGCACCGAATGGGGGAGCTAGACAGAGCTATCATCTAAAGCCAAATAGCCAAGGCTTGATCAGTTTAGATTTCTCGCCGGCGCTAAAGTATCAATTATTGGATATTGAGCTAGAGTCAGAGCTACCTACAGATAGCGTCATAGAGTATCGTCTCGAACTTAAATCAGGTGATACCTGGCAAGATATCACTGAGCTTGTGCCAGAATTGCTCTATCCAGAGCAAGATTCTCTTCAATTTCGAATTCCACAGCGTGTGCGCTCGCTACTGCACGGTTCATGTCGTAAGCCTCATTATCAAGGCACTGACGGCGTGGTTGAGGCGGATAAGTATCTGCAAGGCCTTATCGCAAAGGAGCATTCTGAAGTAGAGAACGAGTGGCCTTCGATGTTGGTGATGTCGGGCGATCAGATCTATGCCGATGATGTGGCAGGGCCTATGCTAAGCGCAATACATCAAGTGGCGAACATTCTTCAGTTTCCGGAAGAGCGGTGGGGAACCGACCCAGATTCAGATGTCACCATGAGCAGTGGCGAACTTTACCAGCATCCAGATAGCTATTATCAGCGTGACCAACTCCTGCCGTGCACTGAAGACAATCGTAATCTGGTGAAGACACTGTTTGGCGGGGCCAAGAAGCCGATTTTTACCAGCACCAATGCCGACAATCATCTCATCAGTCTGGGTGAGTATATGGCGTGCTATCTGCTGTCGTGGTCGAAAACGCCTTGGCAGCTAACTGACACTGCTATGCCGCCTACAATAGCTCAAGCGAAGCTGGCTTTGTATCAACAAGAGCAGTTGGCGATGGAAGACTTTATCGCTGGCCTGACAAATGTTCAGCGGGTGATGGCGCATCTGCCGGTTGCCATGATCTTAGACGATCACGATATCACCGATGATTTCAACCTTCATCGAGGCTGGGAAGAGACGGTATATAGTCATCCGTTATCCAAGCGGATGGTAGGTAACGGCATGCTGGCTTACCTTATTAATCAGGCTTGGGGGAATAGCCCAAACACCTTCTTACCAAGTATGTTTGAAAAGGTGCAACAGGCATTGAATGCGCCAACAGAGCCATCGTTCGATGCGCTATTGGATAAGCTCATTAAACTCGAAGCGTGGGACTTCGAATGGCAAACCTCACCGCCGCTTATAGTGCTGGATACCCGCACGCGTCGCTGGCGAAGTGAAAGTTCAGCCACACAGCCTTCTGGCTTATTGGATTGGGAGGCGCTAACTGAGCTTCAGAATCGCTTGAGTGGACATTCTTCTGTGCTTTTGGTTTCAGCAGCCCCCATCTTTGGGGTCAAGCTGATCGAGGTCATTCAGCGTATCGTTACCGCGTGTGGCCATCCCCTTGCGGTGGACGCTGAATATTGGATGGCGCATCCGGGTACCGCGCAAGGCATCTTGAATGTATTTCGTCACAGGAAGACACCACAGAATTTCGTGGTGCTCAGTGGCGATGTGCATTATTCGTTTGTATATGACGTGGAGCTAAGAGGGCGCCATAACAGTCCAGAAATCTGGCAGATCTGTAGCAGTGGTTTGAGAAACAGCTTCCCAGAGCCGCTGCTCGGCATTATGGATAAACTCAATCGTTGGCTCTATTCTCCGCGCTCACCACTGAACTGGTTCACAAAAAGACGCTTGATGCGCATTACCCCAAGAAAGCCTATGGGTGCACCCTCAGGACGGCGCTTGCTCAATCACTCAGGTATAGGTTTAGTTCAACTGGATGAAGAGGGTAGGCCTACCAAGATAGCCCAGCTCATTGGTGAGGGAAGAGCGGTCGAGTTTGAGGGCCGTGAAGAAGAAGCGAATTGGCACTGA
- a CDS encoding ROK family protein, whose amino-acid sequence MKRVLAIDIGGTNIKYGIVNECLELEKNFSVKTPAQRAGKTEALLKEIISQFPDVYGIGFSIAAGYDQQTQRAVSISRSVPDLGEIDFNALGNGLKVAVENDVNSFALAELHAGNAKGLSNVAVVVIGTSIGGGVIINGQLFSGKKGNAGEFGATLLQDYEVSPFVGAEAGCRGLLTKVNRISDDRYSLIEEFYNLNDLAIQSVIRKNNRQISAMIGSIIAVLGPERVLIGGPITKEAGYLEEQIENLNQIEPEYLEFCDIMRCKHTDKGALIGIASKLIRDEFLHRDKV is encoded by the coding sequence ATGAAACGAGTTTTAGCCATCGATATTGGTGGTACCAATATCAAATACGGCATCGTCAATGAATGCCTTGAGTTAGAGAAAAACTTTTCGGTAAAGACGCCTGCTCAAAGGGCAGGCAAAACCGAGGCGCTCCTCAAAGAGATCATCAGCCAGTTTCCAGATGTTTATGGTATCGGCTTTAGTATCGCCGCTGGCTATGACCAACAAACTCAAAGAGCAGTCTCTATCAGTCGCAGCGTACCAGACTTAGGTGAGATTGATTTTAATGCCTTGGGTAATGGTCTAAAGGTGGCGGTTGAGAACGATGTAAACTCCTTTGCACTGGCAGAACTTCACGCGGGCAATGCCAAAGGCCTATCCAATGTGGCTGTGGTAGTGATCGGCACCTCTATTGGTGGTGGGGTCATTATTAATGGTCAGCTCTTTAGCGGTAAGAAGGGTAACGCTGGTGAGTTTGGCGCAACGCTGTTGCAAGATTATGAGGTATCCCCCTTTGTTGGCGCCGAAGCGGGATGCCGCGGTTTGCTCACCAAGGTAAACCGAATCTCAGATGATCGCTACAGTCTGATTGAAGAGTTTTACAATCTGAATGACTTGGCTATTCAGTCGGTGATCCGCAAAAATAATCGACAGATCTCAGCCATGATAGGCAGCATCATAGCCGTGCTTGGCCCAGAGCGAGTGCTTATTGGCGGCCCTATCACCAAAGAAGCGGGTTATCTTGAAGAGCAGATCGAAAACCTCAATCAGATTGAACCCGAATATCTTGAGTTCTGCGATATCATGCGCTGTAAACATACAGATAAAGGCGCCTTGATTGGTATAGCGTCCAAACTAATCCGAGATGAGTTTCTGCATCGAGATAAAGTCTGA